From the genome of Nitrososphaerales archaeon:
CATAGAACTTAAAAAGATAATCGAGTCAATCTAAAATAGTTCACTGTATCACGTAATCAATAGCATAGACTATGGATGATTTATTCAACACACTAATATAATGCCTATAATAATTTAATGGGCATGCAAGAGGCAACTACTAAAGCCAAGAACGAAATCTTCGTCGGAAAAAAACCTCTTATGGCATATGTCACAGCTTCCTTGGTTCAATTAGCAAACGAACCAAAGGTGACAATAAAGGCCAGAGGAAAGAGCATAACAAGGGCAGTTGACGTAGCTCAGATAATCATAAAGAGAATGGACACGCTGGGATACGAGATCAATGGCGTGAAACTTGGATCTGAGCAGTTGCAGTCACAGGACGGGAAGACGAGGAACGTGTCGACGATCGAAATCGAATTATCAAGGGCAAAGTAATCCCTTGGCCCTTTTTACTTTTTGTTCACCAACTAACTACGATTGTATAGCTTTTTACAGATATTAACAAAATTAAGAAATATCTCTTCAAGTGGTAGGAGATTTATTCTTCCATATTCTACATTCTCAACAACGAAATAAGTACGGGTCATGCATGCCCTTTCACTTGACCTGTGCTTAATATGGTTGCGACAAGTAAAAACCACGGGTTGCAAAAATTATTATCATTTCATTAACAGGCTTCTAAATCGTGTAGATGCCACAACAATACCTATTACACCTGCCATTAATGCAAGAACGCTTATCGGAAATTCGGGAACCACTGTAAGCGTGGTGCTTGCCGTTCCGCTGTGCTTGGTGTCAAATGGTCTGTTAACACCAAGACCCATGATATCAACCTCCAACGTAAATGAACCCGTATTCGAGAAGGTTACAGTCTGTATATCAGCACCTTCATGATTGTGTATATTCGCCCTATTAACAACCACGTTACCACTTTCATCGGTAATCATGAATGAATAGTTAACATGCTGTAGTTGTTGATTTGATATAGGATTAAAGAACTTTATAGTAAACCGAACTGGCTGTTCTGGTTCAAGTATTTCTTTATTCAAATCCACTTCAACTTTGGTAGAACTATTATCTGTTATCAATACCATTGTTCCGGCTGCATCTGCATTTTTTTCATGTACTAAAAGGCTGCAAATTATAAGCAGTATTCCAG
Proteins encoded in this window:
- the albA gene encoding DNA/RNA-binding protein AlbA; this translates as MQEATTKAKNEIFVGKKPLMAYVTASLVQLANEPKVTIKARGKSITRAVDVAQIIIKRMDTLGYEINGVKLGSEQLQSQDGKTRNVSTIEIELSRAK